The genomic segment TACACGAAACGCAGTTTTCATCACTCACCCTCCTGACGACGAATCATCACCAAACCGGATTACTCCGGCTTGGGCAGCGATTCAACGTAGGTGCGAATGGCCCAGATCGCAGTCTGATCCAGGTTGTCCTTGAAGGAGGGCATACCGCGGCCGGTGCCGTTGGTCACCCGACCAATAAAATATTCGTCGTCCCACTCTTCCAATTCACGAAGATCCGGTGTCAGGCCGCCGGACATGGCCTCAATGCCATGGCACACGGCACAGTTACCGGCATAGCCACTGCGCCCGACTTTGATCGCCTCTTCGTTGAGTGAGCCATGTTCGTTGCCCTCACGGAACGGATTTTCCGCGCGCAGCTCCTTGCCCAGGTCGGGCAAGGCACCGGTATCAACCGGTTGCGGTGTCACATCCCCGTGAGACCAGGCGGAGGAAGCGCCAACAGACAAAGTGGCAACGAGCAGGGTTCGAATGAAAACGTGTGTCAGCATGGTTAGACCACCTCTTGTTTTGAATCACGATGGCTGGCGCTGTTTTTGTGTGACGTCAACCAGCAGCTTTCCACAAGTATGGTGAGGCCGTGCTAGCGATAGAATGCCACTTTCGCTTTCAGACACTAGTTCCTTAGTAGTAAACGCTGAGAGTCAACGCCAAAGCATGAGTTTCCGCATTACCCATATAGAACGCCCGGTTTTTCATGATGATGGCCGTACCTTGGGAACTTTTCCCGAATCCTGTTGGTTTCATCCCATTGATCCGATGCTTTTTTCCGTCGCCACAGCGTCCCCCCAAGCCAATACTCGTGGCGTCGATGCCTTGAGCAAGACGATGGGTACAACAAAAAACAAGGGGAAAGACAATGAACTTCAAGACACGCAAGCGCCCGCTACTGCGGGGGATAGGACTGGCTCTGGCCCTCGGATCAGCGGTAGGTCTCGCCAGCCAGGCAAATGCTGGAAACGTAACCTGGGAAGATATCGCCAATGATGCACAAACAACCGAGAACGTGCTGGGCTACGGCATAGGCCCCAAGGCCCAACGATACAGCCCGATGACCACCATCAACCGGGACAACGTGGAACGACTGGTTCCGGCCTGGTCATTTTCGTTTGGCGATGAAAAACAACGGGGGCAGGAATCCCAGGCACTGGTTCATGACGGTGTTATCTATGTAACCGGCTCCTACTCTCGCATGTGGGCCCTGGATGCAAAAACCGGAAAACGGCTATGGGAATACAGTCACCGGCTGCCAGAAGGCATTCGCCCCTGTTGCGATGTGGTCAACCGTGGCGCTGCCATTTTTGGTGATAAAGTATTCTTCGGTACTCTGGATGCGGGCATTGTTGCCCTGAACAAGGATACCGGTAAGGTCGTCTGGCGAAAGAAATTCGGTGACCACGAAGCCGGCTACACCATGACCGGCGCACCCACGCTCGCGAAGGATCAGAAGACCGGTAAAGTTTTGCTGATTCACGGATCCTCAGGTGATGAATTTGGCGTTGTAGGCAAGCTGTTTGCCCGAGACCCGGATACCGGCGAAGAAATCTGGATGCGCCCGTTCGTCGAGGGCCATTATGGCCGTCTCAACGGTAAAAAAAGCACGCCAACCGGTGATCCTCGCGCGCCCAGTTGGCCCGACGACGCCTCCCGTGACACCGGTAAGGTTGAAGCCTGGAGTCATGGCGGTGGAGCCCCCTGGCAAAGCGCCAGCTTCGACGCGGAGACCAACACCATCATCATCGGTGCCGGCAATCCCGCACCCTGGAACACCTGGGCCCGCACATCACCGGGTGGCAATCCTCAGGATTATGACAACCTCTATACGTCAGGACAGGTTGGCGTAGACCCCACAACAGGTGAGGTGAAGTGGTTCTATCAACACACACCGAACGATGCCTGGGATTTTTCCGGTAATAACGAGCTTGTGC from the Marinobacter sp. LQ44 genome contains:
- the pedF gene encoding cytochrome c-550 PedF; its protein translation is MLTHVFIRTLLVATLSVGASSAWSHGDVTPQPVDTGALPDLGKELRAENPFREGNEHGSLNEEAIKVGRSGYAGNCAVCHGIEAMSGGLTPDLRELEEWDDEYFIGRVTNGTGRGMPSFKDNLDQTAIWAIRTYVESLPKPE
- a CDS encoding methanol/ethanol family PQQ-dependent dehydrogenase, whose protein sequence is MNFKTRKRPLLRGIGLALALGSAVGLASQANAGNVTWEDIANDAQTTENVLGYGIGPKAQRYSPMTTINRDNVERLVPAWSFSFGDEKQRGQESQALVHDGVIYVTGSYSRMWALDAKTGKRLWEYSHRLPEGIRPCCDVVNRGAAIFGDKVFFGTLDAGIVALNKDTGKVVWRKKFGDHEAGYTMTGAPTLAKDQKTGKVLLIHGSSGDEFGVVGKLFARDPDTGEEIWMRPFVEGHYGRLNGKKSTPTGDPRAPSWPDDASRDTGKVEAWSHGGGAPWQSASFDAETNTIIIGAGNPAPWNTWARTSPGGNPQDYDNLYTSGQVGVDPTTGEVKWFYQHTPNDAWDFSGNNELVLFEYTDDGREVKATAHADRNGFFYVVDRTNGKLEKAFPFVDNITWASHIDLETGRPVERKGQRPPPVPKGETRGESIEVSPPFLGGKNWNPMAYSQDTGLFYIPANHWKEDYWTEEVTYKKGAAYLGQGFRIKRMYDDHVGILRAMNPLTGEIEWEHKERLPLWAGVLTTKGGLVFTGTGDGYLKAFDAKTGEELWKFQTGSGIISSPITWEMDGEQYIGIASGYGGAVPLWGGDMAELTKPVSQGGSFWVFKMPSWAQASR